The following is a genomic window from Panulirus ornatus isolate Po-2019 chromosome 16, ASM3632096v1, whole genome shotgun sequence.
CTGTCATGTTCCTATATTTTTGATAACTGGAATGAAAAATACATAATGGATGACTGTATGAATATCATGTATCATTTCACTGGCTGGTAACCACTGACAATCTTCGAAAAACCAATACTGACCATCATTCACATCTAATTATCTCCAATTTATTCTTATAAGCTTTCCAGCAAGTCTAATATAATTCTCACAGTAGCATATATGTTAGTCTTTCAACAGTTTTTCTACTCTAGAATTCATGTGGCCATCTTACCATATACAAGTGAATTTATTCTTCCTTCTTAGAAAGTTTAAATAAATCCATTGACTACTTAAAATACCTGATATTTATTAATCTTTAAGCCAGTTCCATAAAAAAGCATGGAATGAGGGAATGGACCAATCATCAAGCCTCATACAAAAATGATGGTTAATCTTTACTCCGTGAGTTTTTGCATTTACGTTTTTTCTCATGGACTTTTTAATAAcctattttttttatcaatatctaATATCAAAAACttggggtggttggggaagtTAACACTTTAGTCATTATATGAAAAAGAACTTTTCCTTAATCTTTATTCTTTTCTGTGATGTTACGAGCCCCCTCTGAATAATCTCAGAAGTACTAACCtttatgaccatcatcataataatacatataccttactttaccttcctGCCCTAGGATCCCCTTCTAAGCCAGCTACATCCACCAGACAGGACcataggtcaagaagtgtggtgatgttgtgtgcaTGTCTTTACTGAGTAATTATGGGCAACTGAGGAGAAACTGTTCAGCATCTGCGGTTTGAAGATTACAGGGTTCTTGAGATATCTTCAatcagtgcttgtaatgttggagTGATGCATGTGTTCAGAATGCATTTAAGAAGGCATTACTCTCACAGGCTTTGGGGGTTTTGTTTTAAATGGATGTATGTCAGGTGGAATGGTATTCAAtacatttcatcatcattattatcattactattattaatattaccatTAAGTAACCATGAAACTTTTATTATAGAGCTTCAACAGCTTCAGAGTTGTGTTACAAGAaggagcaaggtaaggtgggctcctcttGAGGCAGAAATGCTGCTCTTTTTCCGTCCAACGAAGATGTTACAGCCACATCAATTGTTGCTCACAGTTACCATTTGTAGGCAGAGTTTGTTCACACTTCCCTGTTACTATTACTACACAAAGTACTCTATCTAAGGATTAAAGAGAAAGAATTCTAACTACATCTCTCATCTGTTGCAGAAGAGGACTAAAATGGGCAGGAGCAGGGGAGGGAAAATCCCCATCTTCTGTATTATTATGTTTAAAAAGTAGGAACAAAGgtaggagccaaatgaggatttttccacTGAGGCTTAGTTGCCTGTTCCTGACTCTACCTAACAAAGGTGGCAAACAAATACAAgggaaagaaagattattatacaATCCAAAGACCCCTTTTCTGAGACACCAAGAGATTTAAGGCTGCACTCCATGgaggagcaaggaaatgatgaactgttttggagtgagaagatccTTTATGAAACACTGTTCTCTTTGTCAAATAACATGGTGTAACAATTTCCCCCTACACTATGATAACAATCATATGGATGAACTGAAcagatttaatgaaaatgtgaTAAATCGAGAGAGCATACATACGTTTAAAATGCTTTACGATGGTAAACAAGattcaagagatggagctccACGAGTGCAAAAACTTCCTTCACTGACTGCAGACTTggtcctttctccaagacccttgcattcacttccctcatcatcccatccatacaaAAGTTAAGCAGCCATGatgacaccacacaccatcctcaagacccaccttcatctggaaccacttaccctcctctccccctattCAAACACACATTTTATTCTCTAAATAAAACTATTCACTACTTACAGCAGCTTTTCTTCTACAGTAAATATTCATAACACCTCCAACAaagtatttctatcaaccctatcatccactttctcaagttccataaatgccacataataatccttgtttctctaagtatttctcacatagattctctAAAACAAACATCTCATCTTCACACCATATACCAcgatgctcctccccaatctgatgctctgtatacatCATCATCCTCTCAATAAACATTCTACCATGGAACTTActgggtacactcaacaaatctatacTTCTAAAACTTGaacatttgttcccatgtcttcaGAGGCACCAttatgtattctgccaatcctcaggcacctaacctcAAGCCATACATACAGCAAAAgtcctaactaaccaaccaacaacactgatcacctttcttaagaaattcatctgcaatcccatccattccagctgctTTGCCGCATTTAATCTTATACATtcactgcctcttttctttttattaaacCATTTGCCATGGTTCTCTTGCTTTGCATAAAGGAAATCTTACTGCTCCCATAAAGAGCACAGTCTCCAAACTGCAGTAGCCCCATAAAAAGTGTCCTAGCattaaataataatgatactaatacatAAAAGGGTGTATCAAACATGAGAGATACAGATTGGATGAgatcggatgtggcctttcttcatctgttcctggtgctactttgctaatatgggaaatggcaccCAAGTattaaaaagatatgaaaattaagaataaaaTGGGGTCCTGGGGCAGGAGTAAGTATACATATTTTCCCCATTGAAAATTTGCTACTCAAGCTCATTCCTCTTACAAATGTCTTTGAAATAGCCACATTACATACAACTGTTATATAGTGGCAGTGGAGTTGCTCAAGGCAAAAACAGCCTCTAGTTATTATAAAGGAGATAACACATGTAAAATGATAGGCTTCACAATGCCAAAATATCAAAATCAACAATACTGCAACATATGACTGTTACAATGAAAAGAGGTAAAGGAGGGATACAGCATAGTAGTAGCTCTGAACTGGATGTCAAAGTTAAGCAGAGAATCTAGGATAAATCTTTGGCAAAGATTATGTGAAGTCTCAGCAAATAATGTCAAGACATTCAAGAGATTACTATGTAAAACCtaaaaaaattgaatatttcTTTGAACAAAAGAATGATTACACTGGATTCCAAAGCTTTCAAAAAGTCCTTCCAAGATACACATGAAAGCACTACAACAATTAAAAATGGCTCTTTGACATGCATGGAGCTTACACCATTAGGATCTCACAACAGTTGCACATATCATAATATTTAGCATTTAAGGTCCTCCAGTATGCACTATAACACCAGTTTTACATATTTCTGTACATGGCTTCTTCCAATGAAGGTTCTACTTTTCAGAAAAATTCATACTAGATCTCCCTCACTCTGTTAAAGAGATGCCATACATTCTTGAACTCTGCATTACCCTGCTAACATTACTATTGATGAATTTTTGCCAGCTCTTTTATTCCTACTTTCCCTCCTTGTGTATTACAGTTACTTCTAataagataacatctttttcataTCTATCTTTACTTATTCTGGTGTAGACAGCTGGCAACTGCTTCACCAAACTGAAAGCTTGGCCAACGAAAAGAACTCTTTGGTAAATGTTTCAAGCGTTCCATGCATGAAGATGCAGAATGACTGAAATGTTTGGAAAAGATGATGCATATACCACTGTGCTTTAAATGTGAGAAACAATATATACATTAAAGAAGAATAATGACAAATATAACCTTTGGTAAGGACTCCAGCTTGATTCTTTTCTTCTTAATATACGTAAAAGTGGTTTGTTCACGTGTCACTAATAAAAATACAACTTAAAACAGTACAGACAAAATTCAAGAAGATTTTGATAGTCACAAAGCTTTAAAATATACTTATCTTCTACTTACACCTTTTTCCATAAGGATGCACAATATGAACTTACTTCCAAAGTTTTTTCAAAGAATACACAAAAATTATGTATCTAAATTCAGTATAAAGGCAATACCTTTCATAAAGATTTCAAATGAAAAACATGACTATAAATCCTGGATGATAATCTTTGAAGATTATTTTCTGAAAATTCATACTTTGAGCCTACTGATCACCATGCTGTTAACTAGGCTGTTTTATTTCTCTATACAAGATTTTCTATACAAGATTTCAAACTGCAAAAGTTATGGCCAATCACAATCTTAGTTACCTGGCTTCACATCAACATTAGACTATCCTTAAATCTACTTCATCCAAGATTCACATATTCAGGTGTTGTAAGACAACTGAGGAATAAGAGGCGATAATGTAAGTGGAGGCAGCAGTGAGACAAAATCTTCCTAATTATACCCCTacacaaagaaaataagaaaatttatTCTTTTCTCATAAAATATAAGCCTGCAAAATGTCACTCTGCAACACTAATCTGCCAAAACAATCCACACTTTGAAGGAACAAACTAGGAACAAACAATATTTACCTTAAGTGCTTTGAGCTATGGGGCATCTCTAAATTGTGCACAGTGCAACTACATTACATTAATCCTTTCTGAGAGGATAAAATGTTCTCTCCTTTTATCATGACCATAAAAGTATGTCTATAAATGCAAAATTAGATTACATAACAAAACATAATTACTGACAAAAAATTTCGTACTCTTACTGAGCACTTAGAAACTCAGCCCCAAGACCTCTGAAGCTAAAATAGCCTCCACGTGACAATTACTAAATggggaagaataaaaaaaaaggactaaattctcaaacacattgaacctatcagaaaagaagaagacTTTACATTTCATAGCCATTTATaatacattattttttccattAATTATAAAATGTGTTAACAACAACAAGCATCTGGTTTAAAATAATTGTTACTCAGCATCAAGGTGTGTAATAAAAGAAGTCTCACAACCACTATCTCCTCTACTAGTTTACCTCTCACACTCCACTTTGACTAATGTTGTCCAGTCAACTCAGTATCTGGTTGGCTTatctaatcatatacatatatcttcataCATTCCAGCATTTACCAGAATTCTACCAGTATAAAAATTGTGCTTACCAGAGTTATCATAAACCAAAGTCTACAGTTTCACTTGCTGGGATTACACTCCTATCAAATGGACCAACTTTACCTGAATTTAAAGGCCCCCAAATGTAATTTGATCTAatcaaaagatatgaaaaattatGCCATAGaatagaataataaaaataatgccAGACAACAGAATAAGTTTCTCAAAGTTTGTTGATCTTTGTGCCATACACAATCTTAGATTCAGGTAAAGTAAAGATGGTAAAGTGCGTAGGTGGGGTATAAACACTGCAAAATTCTTCCACTTTGTGCTAGAAATGTTACAGCTATGAAGAATTATTGCAAAATTGTTACAGCTGCAAAGAATCATAGCAAAATTTCTCAATGTCAGAAAGGCCAAGTTGATTTACTCCTCAAGCTACAGCATATTTCATAACTTTTGTGATCCTCTATTGTTCAGCCCAACACAGTCAGTAAAGAAATTCAGCAATGAAATATGAGCTTGTGGCAAGAACAAGACATGCAAATTTCTTGAGAATGATTCTCCACAAAACTGCAGTAGATGAAAAGTATGAAATGGCACCAATAATAAAACACAATACAAGGCTGGCTATTCCATTATAGTGGGAGGGCCATCTTAGAATAAAATTTTGGCATAACGAATAACTGGGGATGAAAGCCACAGAAATGAGTACAATAAATGTATTATTAGTGGCTAGCCAACCAACATCTCCCTCAGACTCTTGCCATTTAAGCCAAGGGCAACCTAGCCATGCCAGCTTGTTTTCACAGTATTAAACAAAGTCTCATTCACAGTCTCTGTCTAGTTACAGTCTGGGAAAACCTGGCCAAAACCAGGTGGGGCACCCTTTAAGAATAAGGGATACACAAAATGGGTACCTTACAAGAAGAAAAGGTACCAGGGTTTGGAGGTATACAGGATCAACCTAGGTATGGTACGGCGCAACATATGTAGCAGGGAAGAGTCCCCTGCGGTTACCCATTTCACCGGTCCACCAGTGTTGGTCTGATCGGTCTGTCACAGTAATAACATCACCTCGCTTGAATTCAAGCTCTCCATGTTCTTGTGGAGTGAAGTCATAGAGGGCTTGCACTAGGAACTGTAAAGAATAAATCATACCAAATATAAGTATAATAATTACACATTATACCTATCTCTAAGCAACCTACCTCACAGACTTGATATTGAAAGATAAATAATTCCTTACAGCATGATGAAAAAGACAATTTCTTTCATACCTCAAACTTATCCTGTGAACATGGATGTATCACTGCTATTCAGATGTGCATTCAGAAAAAGCTTAATTGCATCTGTTTATACCTATCCTGTTACTaaagtcccatattaggagatcTGTtagagagacaaactgtctgctggcaaatcagaacagctttcaagtatatggataaggaaatatttagcaagctatttcTATTCTACATGAGGCCATAACTAAAATAAGCTTCTCAGATTTGGTTATGCAAACCTCAAGAAGCACTAAAAGCTCATGGTAACGGTCCAGATAAAGGaacaaatatggtaccagaatttGGTACcatatggtaccagaattaagttacaaggaaaggctggagACTTAATCTACCcaatttggaagagagaagagtgaggggttacctgattacaaccttttaagtttttgagAGACTGATGATGTGGACAGTTAACAGCTCTTTATGAGAGAATATAGGACATAATATGAAGTCAAgaaagaaatctattaaaaaaaggatgtaaagaaatatttttataatacacaaatggtggatgaatgaaagagaATGACTGTGAACAAAGTTAATGAAGAGAGAATACATAAATTTATGATTGTATGATAATGGAAAACGTTCAAATGATGGGGCTCTAGGAGTaaaaaactccctccacgtaaagtacaaataagtaatcactcAAATTACTATTTCCTCCAAGATACAAGCCCAAGCAGAACCTTCTCTGAATATCTAGTTCACAATACACACTGCATTGATCCATAGTTGTCCCTTCTTGAATCTTTCATTCACCAGAGCCAACATGCATTCAAATGGCTCACACACACTTTAAAGTCATCACTCTGATTCTGTGAAAATACTTGTAAATATTTGTACTGTGCTATGAAATGATCTGTTGCTTCCTTTCCTAATTCTGTTTTCCTCTTACAATAACCATGTTTCATTCTCCAACGTACCGTATCCAAAAGTCAGAACTCCACTAAACATTATGCAATCTAATCTGTAATCTTCTCTGCACACAAACTTCAAAAATAAACATCAAAACAATCTAATCCTATCTATGCAACTTACCTACACCTGTCACCAGTGTTTTTATGCTATACTGCACTTTTTCATTTACTATAAAATGTCTATCCTTATGTACTCTCTACATTTCTCAATAGTTTTATCTACACTATCTGTCTCATCTATTATCTTCAACTCTGTAACCATTTACATGGAGTGGATCACGAGCAAATACACACTTCTTTAAAtcatgtacagtacatgtagaaGATCTCTAATCTCAATTCCATGGGACCAAGTAGTGTTTGAAGTATGGATTGCTTTTTTAGTTACAAATAACAACCTATCTTGTGGACCCAGATTGGGCTGTCAATATCTAGTACTTTTAACTGTCATATTTTTGTATACCCAATGTGCTCGTATATGTTTTTTGTGTGTagcataaataaatatatacaacaaTAACATTTAAAAAACATTTATTGCAgtcattcatcatttctattcTTTGCTTCAAATACGTATGCAGTAGATTAGGGATGAGTTTGGTGACTACAGAGAATATGTACTGCTGTGCCAatcacagccaagtcccacagactaATCCATGGTTTGCCTTAACTATTTTGTATgctctagttcagcccactgatataTGCTACTCCTCCCTATATACAACAGCACTTCAACTTATTCTATCAAATGCAAGCCTTCATGcttgccctaccttttggcaaaatttctgAGGACATACTTGTAGGAAGGCAGGTACTACCTAACTCATCATACTTCCAAAACTTACATCCTCTCTGTTAGTCTTTCTTTACTCAATCTCCCCACATGTCTGACCATCCTTAGTGCACCCTGGTAGGCTCTCTCATTCAGAATGTACTTCCTACCGTAGCTCATCTGACACGGCTACTTTTTACAAGACCCATGTGCCTCATGCAAAAGATCATCCATAAGCAttcttttatttccaaaacatcccttCATTTCCTTTCTTTTGTGTTCAAGGCCTAAGccccacatccatacaacataccatACTTTCAGACATACCAATCTTTGCTCCAGTTAGCTTTCCATCCAAACACTCCTGAGTACATCCAGGACCTCAATCCACTCATGCACCCTGAAACTCACTTCAGACAACAGAATTCCACCTACTGCTACATCCAGTCCCATGCAACTAaagctctccacttcctccatgtccTCCTCATTCAAATTCACATAAAACCTTCCTGTCTCATACCCTTGTTGATCCTCATTACAGTACTCTTAggtcacatttactttcaaatttcttttcataaatgCTCTTCTAAACTTGGTGAAAGGTATTGCATTTCCAAATGGAAACCCATTCACCTTCCATAACTTCTCCTCCCGCACCCTGCATACTaatgacctgcctctttctccaGGACCACTGCATTTACTGCTTTCATCACAATGTCCAAAAACAATGAACAGCCTGGAGACATTATACATCTTTGATGAAGACCCCCTTTTTTATCATAAACCACCCatactcctcccttccttcttacaCACATGCCATATTCTctcaaaaaacttctcactctacTTGGTAACCTTCCATTTATCCCATATATTTGAAGAACCTTccaagaagtctctctctctctctcaactctatcttGTACTTTCTCCAGTTCTAAAATGCCACATCAAATTcattctctttctccaagtattccacacacacattcttcaaagcaaacctcttgtccacacaccctctaccacaactGAAATCATATTTCTGTTTCCCACTTGCATGCAATGAGCATGACACCATCCTATCACTCACCTTCAACTAACTCCCCATGCCAGGTGGACTCAACATACCTatacctatacctctgtaattcaagaaTCTATTttgtatccattttcttttatataagtCACGGTATTTATCCCATATATTcacagcaccttccacaaagcctcaaAGTCAACCAAGAGTCTACCACATAATAAATTTCATAAtaagttttctccagatccaagcATTCCACATACAACTCACTTtctttctataagtatttcttatacaaaCTCTTAAATGCAAACACctcatctacacatcctctacttcttcaGGAGTCAGACTACTTCTCCCAAATCAGATGTTCTAAGCATGCCACAATCCTCTAAACCACCATTCTCCCAGGCACAACCAGCAGACTTGTACCTCAGTACCttgagcattcacttttctcACCCTTGTCTTTCACTAAACTTGAACACCTCACCTTGTCCCAAACATATACTGTACAGCTTTAACAACCAATCAGCAATACCGTCATCacctttctttagaaatttagCAGCAATCCCAAATGAATAATTGTGCAAACATTCACTCACTGTTAAGACTAGAGATGATTCCAAGAGTTATATAGAACATAATGAAGTTTAGAAGCACAACAAAGATTCTTTAAATTTCTGAAACTTAGGCACAACTACAATTTTTCCCCTTTTGAAACAGTAATCAAATACCTACctaggaaaagaaatgaaaaacatgCCCCACTGCCAAAGATGTTAGCAGTATCATATAAGCTAGCTTTCATAAATATGAAAGGTTTTAAGGAATCACTTGAAATGATACATTAGTTCTTTATGATACCTAAATCATGTGTACACATACCTCTTCTGGAGTCATGTCCTTGAGCTTGATATCATGTGAGCGAGAGACTGAGGCTGATCGGTGATATTCTACCAGTTCATTTAAGGAGTTAAACTTGACAACCCATAGGAAAAACTTGCCCTGCGCATCCCGTAGAACTTTAAAATGTTGTACTCCATCACCACATCTAGAGAAGAATTTACACAGTTTCAACTATACAAGTAAAAATCAataaaatatgtaattacacgtAAACCAATTAAGTCATAAGTAAACAGCAAATTTACTAATTTGTGAAAAGATTTTTATGAAAtaatacacaaaaatatacacagcacattcacctagcccccttctctgttccttcttttggaaaattaaaaaaaaagacgagaggggaggatttccagccctccgctccctccccttttagtcgccttctacgacacgcagggaatacgtgggaagtattcttcctcccctatccccaggggatatatatatatatatattttttttttccacactatttgccatttcccacgtcagcgaggtagcattaagaacaaaggactgggcccttgagggaataaaCTCACctgggtcccttctctgttccttcttttggaaaattaaaaaaaaagagaggggaggatttccagccacccgctccctccccttttagtcgccttctacgacacgcagggaatacgtgggaagtattctttctcccctatccccagggataatatatatacatatattttctttctttcttttaaactattcgccatttcccgtgttagcgaggtagcattaagaacagaggactgggccttttctggaatatcctcacctggccccctctgttccttcttttggaaaattaaaaaaaaacgagaggggaggatttccagccccccgctccctccccttttagtcgccttctacgacatgcagggaatacgtgggaagtattcttaatcccctatccacagggataatatatatatatatatatatatatatatatatatatatatatatatatatatatatatatatatatatatatatatatatatgtgtggactgaatcggggcatgtgaagcgtctggggtaaaccatggaaagctgtgtaggtatgtatattttgcgtgtgtggacgtatgtatatacatgtgtatgggggtgggttgggccatttctttcgtctgtttccttgcgctacctcgcaaacgcgggagacagcgacaaagcaaaaaaaaaaaaaaaaaaaaaaaaaatatatatatatatatatatatatatatatatatatatatatatatatacatatttaattttgctttgtcgctgtctcccacgtttgcgaggtagcgcaaggaaacagacgaaagaaatggcccaacccacccccatacacaatgtatatacatacacgtccacacacgcaaatatacatacctatacatctcaatgtacacatatatatacacacacagacacatacatatatacccatgcacacaattcacactgtctgcctttattcattcccatcgccacctcgccacacatggaataccatccccctcccccctcatgtgtgcgaggtagcactaggaaaagacaacaaaggccccattcgttcacactcagtctctagctgtcatgcaataatgcccgaaaccacagctccctttccacatccaagccccacacaagtttccttggtttaccccagacgcttcacatgccctgattcaatccactgacagcacgtcaaccccggtataccacatcgatccaattcactctattccttgccctcctttcaccctcctgcatgttcaggccccgatcacacaaatatatatatatatatatatatatatatatatatatatttgtgtgagtattttgaaggtttgttgaatgtgtctgatgacagagtggcagatatagggtgttttggtcgaggtggtgtgcaaagtgagagggttagggaaaatgatttggtaaacagagaagaggtagtaaaagctttgcggaagatgaaagccggcaaggcagcaggtttggatggtattgcagtggaatttattaagaaagggggtgtctgtattgttgactggttggtaaggttatttaatgtatgtatgactcatggtgaggtgcctgaggattggcggaatgcgtgcatagtgccattgtacaaaggcaaaggggataagagtgagtgctcaaattacagaggtataagtttgttgagtattcctggtaaattatatgggagggtattgattgagagggtgaaggcatgtacagagcatcagattggggaagagcagtgcggtttcagaagtggtagaggatgtgtggatcaggtgtttgctttgaagaatgtatgtgagaaatacttagaaaagcaaatggatttgtatgtagcatttatggatctggagaaggcatatgatagagttgatagagatgctctgtggaaggtattaagaatatatggtgtgggaggcaagttgttagaagcagtgaaaagtttttatcgaggatgtaaggcatgtgtacgtgtaggaagagaggaaagtgattggttctcagtgaatgtaggtttgcggcaggggtgtgtgatgtctccatggttgtttaatttgtttatggatggggttgtaagggaggtaaatgcaagagtcctggaaagaggggcaagtatgaagtctgttggggatgagagagcttgggaagtgagtcagttgttgttcgctgatgatacagcgctggtggctgattcatgtgagaaactgcagaagctggtgactgagtttggtaaagtgtgtggaagaagaaagttgagagtaaatgtgaataagagcaaggttattaggtacagtaggggtgagggtcaagtcaattgggaggtgagtttgaatggagaaaaactggaggaagtgaagtgttttagatatctgggagtggatctgtcagcggatggaaccatggaagcggaagtggatcatagggtgggggagggggcgaaaattttgggagccttgaaaaatgtgtggaagtcgagaacattatctcggaaagcaaaaatg
Proteins encoded in this region:
- the drk gene encoding growth factor receptor-bound protein 2 isoform X3, which translates into the protein MEAVAKHDFNATAEDELSFRKGQILKVLNMEDDMNWYRAELDGREGLIPSNYIEMKSHEWYYGRITRADAEKLLINKHEGAFLIRVSESSPGDFSLSVNCSMEDKPHSSPGCGDGVQHFKVLRDAQGKFFLWVVKFNSLNELVEYHRSASVSRSHDIKLKDMTPEEFLVQALYDFTPQEHGELEFKRGDVITVTDRSDQHWWTGEMGNRRGLFPATYVAPYHT
- the drk gene encoding growth factor receptor-bound protein 2 isoform X4 produces the protein MEAVAKHDFNATAEDELSFRKGQILKVLNMEDDMNWYRAELDGREGLIPSNYIEMKSHEWYYGRITRADAEKLLINKHEGAFLIRVSESSPGDFSLSVKCGDGVQHFKVLRDAQGKFFLWVVKFNSLNELVEYHRSASVSRSHDIKLKDMTPEEFLVQALYDFTPQEHGELEFKRGDVITVTDRSDQHWWTGEMGNRRGLFPATYVAPYHT